In bacterium, the following proteins share a genomic window:
- a CDS encoding FAD-dependent oxidoreductase — protein sequence MTTVTVPIAVVGGGPAGLAAAGECHAAGSRALLLEERPVLGGRAVIVPGARGLAEGLMRDLRSTEVWRSSAVWGLFGRTLTVLQNGRTH from the coding sequence GTGACCACGGTCACCGTTCCCATTGCGGTCGTCGGCGGTGGCCCCGCCGGACTTGCGGCCGCAGGGGAGTGCCACGCCGCGGGTAGCCGGGCCCTGCTGCTTGAGGAAAGGCCGGTCCTCGGCGGGCGTGCCGTCATCGTGCCAGGGGCACGCGGCTTGGCGGAGGGGTTGATGCGCGACCTCCGGTCGACGGAGGTGTGGCGGAGCAGTGCGGTCTGGGGCCTGTTTGGGCGTACCCTCACCGTCCTGCAAAACGGGCGGACGCAT